In the genome of Kitasatospora cathayae, one region contains:
- a CDS encoding tetratricopeptide repeat protein encodes MTEEAVPGDWPGPDPDDGDDVEIRIANLQGHLHAVPYDTAVRRELGFELAGAQRWEEAVGVLSSAVELAPWDVEVVLELGRAFAALERWGDAEERFTAAVALRPGCAAAHGELGYVLLHQQRLEDAGVSFRAALACDPASALGHLGLAEVLQAGDTRADEVAVHARAAVAGRREPRVLGQALLDGGDYDGAYRAASWAHELAPDWGRTGEVLSSPWESCSGGGKPCGRPRGPSRCGRRRGRSTRWAGLVGRGRLYAAEQVLRRGVAMDPAVCICRWNLACLLVRVGRTREADPHLAVLLRDDFDDGQAHGLLGWIHLISGRREQAREELGRAVRLLGATRTAAWPLLLLGALERAGDPPLARRYFAAAAAMTDRLPSAGVYSHPCATCETRALAFAALGDVDRARRCLQEALAVRDGADRFDPRLYGLFTRPPLAGLDVLIGLWEGL; translated from the coding sequence TTGACGGAGGAAGCGGTCCCTGGGGACTGGCCCGGGCCCGATCCGGACGATGGAGATGACGTCGAGATCCGCATCGCGAACCTGCAAGGCCATCTGCACGCCGTGCCCTACGACACCGCAGTACGACGAGAGCTCGGCTTCGAACTGGCCGGGGCACAGCGCTGGGAGGAGGCTGTCGGCGTGCTGTCGTCTGCCGTGGAGCTCGCGCCCTGGGACGTGGAGGTCGTGCTGGAGCTGGGCCGCGCGTTTGCTGCCCTCGAGCGTTGGGGGGATGCCGAGGAGCGGTTCACCGCGGCGGTGGCGCTGCGGCCCGGGTGCGCGGCCGCGCATGGCGAGTTGGGGTACGTGCTGCTGCACCAGCAGCGGCTGGAGGACGCCGGGGTCTCCTTCCGAGCGGCCCTTGCCTGTGATCCGGCCTCGGCCCTCGGGCACCTGGGCCTGGCCGAAGTCCTGCAAGCGGGCGACACGCGTGCCGACGAGGTCGCCGTGCACGCCCGGGCCGCTGTGGCCGGACGCCGGGAGCCACGTGTCCTTGGGCAAGCACTGCTGGACGGCGGCGACTACGACGGGGCGTACCGGGCCGCCTCATGGGCGCACGAGCTGGCACCGGACTGGGGTCGGACCGGTGAGGTGCTGTCTTCGCCCTGGGAGAGCTGCAGCGGTGGAGGGAAGCCGTGCGGACGGCCGAGGGGGCCGTCGCGGTGCGGGCGACGCCGTGGACGCTCAACGCGCTGGGCTGGTCTCGTCGGGCGCGGGCGTCTTTATGCCGCCGAGCAGGTGCTGCGGCGGGGCGTCGCCATGGATCCTGCGGTCTGCATCTGCCGGTGGAACCTGGCCTGTCTGCTGGTCCGGGTCGGCCGTACCCGGGAGGCCGACCCTCACCTTGCGGTCCTCCTTCGCGACGACTTCGACGACGGCCAGGCCCACGGCTTGCTGGGCTGGATCCATCTCATATCGGGGCGCAGGGAGCAGGCCCGGGAGGAGCTGGGCCGGGCCGTCCGGCTGCTGGGTGCGACGCGGACGGCAGCGTGGCCGCTGCTCCTGCTCGGCGCGTTGGAGCGGGCTGGCGATCCGCCGCTGGCGCGTCGGTACTTCGCGGCCGCCGCCGCGATGACCGATCGGCTGCCGTCCGCGGGCGTCTACTCGCACCCGTGTGCAACGTGTGAGACGCGGGCTCTCGCGTTCGCCGCCCTGGGTGACGTAGACCGGGCACGGCGGTGTCTGCAGGAGGCGCTGGCCGTGCGAGACGGGGCGGACCGGTTCGACCCGCGGCTGTACGGGCTGTTCACGCGACCGCCGCTTGCCGGGCTGGACGTCTTGATCGGCCTGTGGGAGGGCCTGTGA
- a CDS encoding DUF6247 family protein, which produces MSAQPDHLPAPPPAPSPRAAAQLLIRIRAERPERSERWLSAFERDWAKALEDSRQTYDLSPLHEVVRTWRARLDSAPAVDAFVAGGMDDADGISLAELTGDRR; this is translated from the coding sequence ATGAGCGCCCAGCCAGACCACCTTCCCGCCCCACCGCCCGCCCCGTCCCCGCGCGCCGCCGCCCAGCTGCTCATCCGCATCCGCGCCGAACGCCCCGAGCGGTCCGAACGCTGGCTGTCGGCCTTCGAACGCGACTGGGCCAAGGCACTGGAGGACTCCCGCCAGACCTACGACCTCTCCCCATTGCACGAAGTCGTCCGCACCTGGCGGGCCCGCCTGGACAGCGCACCGGCGGTCGACGCCTTCGTCGCCGGCGGCATGGACGACGCCGACGGCATCTCTCTGGCCGAACTCACCGGGGACAGGCGGTGA